A genome region from Penaeus monodon isolate SGIC_2016 chromosome 14, NSTDA_Pmon_1, whole genome shotgun sequence includes the following:
- the LOC119580970 gene encoding venom protein 302-like — translation MAGKCVLRSTMLCLMVFALFSAAGAASAARPEAMQCGPCNPNRCPAIGQCHRGITWDVCNCCEVCAKGLDEECGGPWGAYGKCGYGLTCLKDARECPYLFHPRGSGADTGSNICDDYLFNGEA, via the exons ATCAACAATGCTGTGCCTAATGGTCTTCGCGCTCTTCTCCGCGGCCGGTGCTGCCTCCGCTGCCAG GCCTGAGGCAATGCAGTGCGGGCCTTGTAATCCCAACCGGTGTCCTGCCATTGGGCAATGTCACCGCGGGATAACATGGGATGTGTGCAACTGCTGCGAAGTCTGCGCTAAG GGTCTGGACGAGGAGTGCGGTGGACCTTGGGGCGCGTACGGCAAATGTGGGTACGGCCTCACATGCCTCAAGGACGCCAGGGAGTGCCCCTACCTATTCCATCCTCGAGGCTCTGGCGCAGATACTGGGTCGAATATTTGCGATGATTATCTGTTCAATGGTGAGGCCTAA